A region from the Methylocella sp. genome encodes:
- a CDS encoding response regulator encodes MHDENRKSARILVIEDDSALRHMVLTYLEEHDMQVVSATSRQEMARQFAAEIGPDLVILDLRLGQEDGLELLREIRSRSDIPVIIVTGNRRDEIDRVVGLELGADDYVTKPFGLRELLARIRAVLRRQETRHSTPQRNRARLRSHFGGWELDRRARRLADPDGADVALTKAEYSLLTAFLDAPQRPLSREHLLQATRRHEDICDRSIDVQILRLRRKLETDPAAPRVIQTERGVGYLFTQPVEHI; translated from the coding sequence ATGCATGACGAGAACAGGAAGTCCGCCAGGATCCTAGTCATCGAGGACGACAGCGCCTTGCGGCACATGGTCCTGACCTATCTTGAAGAGCACGACATGCAGGTCGTTTCGGCCACCAGCCGCCAAGAGATGGCTCGCCAATTTGCTGCGGAGATCGGGCCAGACCTGGTAATCCTCGATCTGCGGCTAGGACAAGAGGATGGGCTCGAGCTATTGCGCGAGATTCGGTCGCGCTCCGATATTCCTGTGATCATCGTCACCGGCAATCGTCGCGATGAAATCGACCGGGTGGTCGGACTTGAACTCGGCGCAGACGATTATGTCACTAAGCCGTTCGGGCTCCGGGAGCTCTTGGCGCGCATTCGCGCGGTGTTGCGCCGGCAAGAAACGAGACACAGCACGCCTCAACGGAATCGAGCGAGACTACGATCTCACTTCGGCGGCTGGGAACTCGACCGACGCGCGCGACGCCTGGCCGATCCCGATGGGGCCGATGTTGCGCTGACGAAAGCGGAATATTCGCTACTGACAGCGTTTCTCGATGCGCCCCAGCGCCCGCTCAGCCGCGAACACCTTTTGCAGGCGACTCGCAGACATGAAGATATCTGCGATCGCAGCATCGATGTGCAAATCCTGCGGTTGCGGCGCAAGCTTGAAACCGATCCGGCCGCGCCACGCGTCATTCAGACCGAGCGGGGCGTCGGCTATCTTTTTACTCAGCCGGTCGAGCACATCTGA
- a CDS encoding TetR/AcrR family transcriptional regulator, which yields MLEDERRAKLVEAAGELFLHKGYHATTMDDVARCAGMSKKTVYQVFSGKSELFDALLTDWFAPYTMPVESDGRSPQDVLTDVLSRLVSFALTERQLLMTRLLIAETSLSEEIVAALDRQGLGRGKGALERWLAAQAALGLLKIDDPDESASMLFFTAAGDFLMGLLLRIRSQPTAEEIKARVEWTVEMFFQRFS from the coding sequence ATGCTCGAGGACGAACGTCGAGCAAAGCTTGTCGAAGCGGCGGGTGAGCTGTTCCTGCACAAAGGTTATCACGCCACGACGATGGACGACGTCGCGCGCTGCGCCGGCATGTCGAAAAAGACCGTCTACCAAGTGTTTTCGGGGAAATCAGAGCTTTTCGACGCGCTGCTGACCGACTGGTTCGCCCCTTACACCATGCCTGTCGAATCGGACGGCCGCTCGCCGCAGGATGTGCTGACCGACGTCTTATCCCGACTGGTCAGTTTCGCGTTGACCGAACGACAGCTGTTAATGACGCGGCTGCTGATCGCCGAGACATCGCTCTCGGAGGAAATCGTCGCGGCTTTGGACCGACAGGGCCTCGGGCGCGGCAAAGGCGCGTTGGAGCGATGGCTTGCCGCCCAGGCTGCTCTCGGATTGTTGAAGATCGATGACCCCGACGAGTCGGCCAGCATGCTGTTCTTCACCGCGGCCGGAGATTTTCTGATGGGCCTATTGCTGCGGATCCGCTCCCAACCGACCGCGGAGGAAATCAAGGCGCGGGTGGAGTGGACGGTGGAGATGTTCTTTCAGCGTTTCAGCTGA
- a CDS encoding DUF2380 domain-containing protein has translation MLTACLSLAPSCVNAEDGGEKARGAAIAVIDFDYIDTSGEERDQRREHETRLNVFTRALKDGLGEGGKFQLVTPVCQPDPCSLAGSTVSAILAAAREAGAGILLIGGIHKMSTLVQWAKVEAIDVRTGRIVLDKLFTFRGDTDEAWRRAEAFISDEIAALPPS, from the coding sequence ATGCTTACGGCGTGCCTGTCGTTGGCGCCTTCTTGCGTCAACGCCGAGGACGGCGGTGAAAAGGCGCGAGGCGCCGCCATCGCGGTGATCGACTTCGACTATATCGACACTTCGGGTGAGGAGCGCGATCAGCGAAGGGAGCATGAAACGCGGCTCAACGTCTTTACGCGCGCCCTCAAGGACGGACTCGGAGAGGGCGGCAAATTCCAGCTCGTCACGCCGGTATGCCAGCCCGATCCGTGCTCGCTCGCCGGCTCAACGGTCAGCGCTATCTTGGCCGCGGCCCGCGAAGCTGGAGCCGGCATTCTGCTTATCGGCGGCATCCACAAGATGAGCACGCTGGTGCAATGGGCGAAGGTTGAGGCGATCGACGTCAGAACGGGACGGATCGTGCTCGACAAGCTGTTCACCTTTCGCGGCGACACCGATGAAGCCTGGCGGCGGGCCGAAGCTTTTATCTCGGACGAAATTGCCGCGCTGCCCCCCTCGTAA
- the yghU gene encoding glutathione-dependent disulfide-bond oxidoreductase, producing the protein MTNSSDYAPPKVWTWDKENGGKFANINRPIAGPTHEKELPVGRHPLQLYSLATPNGQKVTILLEELLALGHSGAEYDAWLIKIGDGEQFGSGFVGLNPNSKIPALQDRSGPKPIRVFESGAILLYLAEKFGAFLPSEAGARAECLSWLFWQMGSAPYLGGGFGHFYAYAPTKIEYAIDRFAMETKRLLDVLDKRLADNKYVAGGEYTIADMAIWPWCGGLAKGWLYGAAEFLSVQDYKNVVRWTDMIGERPAVKRGRMVNRVSGEPSSQLLERHDASDFEMRTQDKLTAQR; encoded by the coding sequence GTGACTAATTCGTCTGACTACGCGCCGCCGAAGGTGTGGACCTGGGATAAGGAAAACGGCGGGAAATTCGCTAACATCAACCGGCCGATCGCCGGGCCGACGCATGAGAAGGAGCTGCCGGTTGGTCGTCATCCGTTACAGCTCTATTCTCTGGCGACGCCCAACGGCCAGAAAGTCACCATTCTGCTGGAGGAGTTGCTCGCCCTGGGCCATAGCGGCGCGGAGTACGACGCCTGGCTGATCAAAATCGGCGACGGCGAGCAGTTCGGCAGCGGCTTCGTGGGCCTGAATCCGAACTCAAAGATTCCCGCGCTTCAGGATCGCAGCGGCCCAAAGCCGATCCGAGTTTTCGAGTCGGGCGCGATTCTGCTCTACCTGGCCGAGAAGTTTGGGGCTTTTTTGCCGAGCGAGGCCGGCGCGCGCGCCGAATGCCTATCATGGCTGTTTTGGCAGATGGGAAGCGCCCCTTATCTGGGCGGAGGCTTTGGCCATTTCTATGCCTACGCTCCAACAAAGATCGAATATGCGATCGATCGTTTTGCGATGGAAACGAAGCGTCTTCTCGACGTGCTCGACAAAAGGCTCGCGGACAACAAATACGTGGCGGGCGGCGAGTACACGATCGCAGACATGGCGATCTGGCCCTGGTGCGGCGGCTTGGCGAAGGGGTGGCTCTACGGCGCGGCTGAGTTTCTCTCTGTGCAGGACTACAAAAACGTCGTGCGCTGGACCGACATGATCGGCGAACGTCCAGCGGTCAAGCGCGGGCGGATGGTCAACCGCGTGTCCGGCGAACCCTCCAGCCAATTGCTCGAGCGTCACGACGCCAGCGACTTCGAAATGAGGACGCAAGACAAGCTGACCGCCCAGCGTTAG
- a CDS encoding histidine kinase — protein MPASRLDLKLRLALRITALAAFCFAAAAAYVLFETDRSARARADRIAEAVAKDLELQQGQIHWVKDAPYRFPDLQRVAPALMAPGVCISYRERNGEILQRLCSGAEPDDADAPQLFADLYQRLFGIGRESARPVIYGDETHGEAVASIDRQSLIGQSWRETSRLVAIMAGALLGLCVLIYAALADALRPTRAIRAGLERLAAGDLSARLPPFDLAELSAVGKVFNHLAANLETTLAERKALMQRLIAVQDEERQHLARELHDEFGQCLAAISAVAASAGQTARQECPALVSECRSIARTAARMMDVLRSALLRLRPPDVDELGLAASLEGLVAGWNSRGGRTRFSIELSGKFDKLPPDFAASLYRVAQEAITNAAKHAQASRVALRLRMQEAAAPDQRACIELEVDDDGKAGADLTVKSGMGLLGMRERIAALGGRLSIEASRPSGLVLLAQIPVPPAPTHPCETRNAA, from the coding sequence ATGCCAGCGTCCAGGCTTGATCTGAAACTTCGGCTCGCGCTGCGCATCACGGCTTTGGCGGCGTTCTGTTTTGCCGCCGCCGCGGCTTACGTTCTTTTCGAGACGGACCGCTCCGCGCGGGCGCGGGCCGATCGGATCGCGGAGGCGGTCGCCAAAGACCTCGAGCTGCAACAGGGCCAGATTCACTGGGTTAAGGATGCTCCCTACCGATTCCCCGATTTACAAAGGGTCGCGCCGGCGCTCATGGCTCCCGGCGTCTGCATCTCCTACCGCGAGCGGAATGGCGAAATTCTTCAGCGCTTGTGCAGCGGCGCCGAGCCCGACGACGCCGACGCGCCGCAGCTCTTCGCTGACCTTTATCAACGCCTGTTCGGCATTGGCCGCGAGTCGGCGCGTCCCGTGATCTATGGCGATGAGACGCATGGGGAGGCTGTGGCGTCGATCGATCGTCAAAGCCTCATCGGACAAAGCTGGCGCGAGACGAGCCGCCTTGTCGCCATCATGGCCGGCGCTTTGCTTGGCCTTTGCGTCTTGATATATGCAGCGCTCGCAGACGCCTTGCGGCCGACGCGGGCGATCCGCGCCGGTCTTGAGCGTCTTGCCGCCGGCGACCTCTCGGCGCGTCTGCCGCCCTTCGACCTTGCCGAGCTTTCGGCAGTGGGCAAGGTATTCAATCATCTTGCCGCTAACCTTGAGACGACGCTCGCCGAGCGCAAGGCGCTGATGCAACGGCTGATAGCTGTCCAGGATGAGGAACGGCAACATCTCGCGCGAGAGTTGCATGACGAATTCGGGCAATGCCTCGCCGCAATCAGCGCGGTCGCAGCCTCCGCTGGCCAGACTGCGCGGCAGGAATGTCCGGCCCTCGTGTCCGAGTGCCGCAGCATCGCTCGGACGGCCGCCCGTATGATGGACGTGCTGCGCAGCGCGCTTTTGAGGCTGCGTCCGCCGGACGTCGATGAGCTTGGCCTCGCTGCAAGCCTTGAAGGGCTTGTTGCGGGATGGAACAGCCGCGGCGGCCGAACGCGCTTTTCAATCGAGCTGTCCGGCAAATTCGACAAGCTGCCGCCGGATTTCGCGGCAAGTCTTTACAGGGTCGCACAAGAGGCCATAACCAATGCGGCGAAACATGCGCAGGCGTCGCGGGTCGCTCTTCGTCTTCGCATGCAAGAAGCCGCTGCCCCGGATCAGCGCGCGTGCATAGAACTCGAGGTCGATGACGATGGCAAAGCCGGAGCCGATTTGACTGTCAAATCCGGCATGGGACTGCTCGGCATGCGCGAGCGCATTGCTGCGCTTGGCGGCAGATTGAGCATTGAGGCCTCGCGCCCGAGCGGTCTTGTACTCCTCGCGCAAATTCCGGTTCCGCCAGCGCCGACGCATCCCTGCGAGACGAGGAATGCGGCATGA
- a CDS encoding IS5 family transposase — protein MERCAQGLRAAQDALQSLHPLEPARRLRPHIRRARWRRSKARAHHDRRHASEGASHSGEPAQKGALPRRIGRTKGGLNSKLHVVCDGAGKPLVMLLSEGQMSDHKGARLMLKALPPASMLIADRGYDSNWFRAALKARGVEPCIPPTRSRKLPIAYDKTLYRQRHKIENMFAKLKDWRRIATRYDRCAHTFFSAICIAAAVLFYLNQ, from the coding sequence ATGGAAAGATGCGCCCAAGGATTACGGGCCGCACAAGACGCTTTACAATCGCTTCATCCGCTGGAGCCGGCTCGGCGTCTTCGACCGCATATTCGCCGCGCTCGCTGGCGAAGGTCCAAAGCCCGAGCGCATCATGATCGACGCCACGCATCTGAAGGCGCATCGCACAGCGGCGAGCCTGCTCAAAAAGGGGCTCTTCCCCGCCGTATCGGGCGCACGAAAGGCGGACTGAACTCGAAGCTCCACGTCGTTTGCGACGGCGCCGGCAAGCCCCTCGTCATGTTGCTCTCGGAGGGCCAGATGAGCGACCACAAGGGCGCGCGGCTGATGCTCAAGGCTTTACCGCCCGCTTCAATGTTGATCGCCGACAGGGGCTACGACAGCAACTGGTTCCGCGCCGCGCTGAAGGCCAGGGGCGTCGAGCCCTGCATCCCGCCAACCAGAAGCCGCAAGCTTCCCATTGCCTATGACAAGACGCTCTACCGCCAGCGTCACAAAATCGAGAACATGTTCGCCAAGCTCAAGGACTGGCGGCGCATCGCAACCCGCTATGATCGATGCGCCCACACCTTCTTCTCCGCCATCTGCATCGCAGCCGCCGTCCTCTTCTATCTCAATCAATGA
- a CDS encoding TRIC cation channel family protein, with translation MAAVLGAVSGIRGRVARDVQTMRVPTVLTSEIYAVAAFAGAGVAAASLAAGAPQGPALSAGDRALLFLENDGDLPRLEAAPRGRVLSACRT, from the coding sequence ATGGCCGCCGTGCTCGGCGCGGTGAGTGGGATTCGCGGCAGGGTCGCACGCGACGTGCAGACCATGCGCGTGCCGACCGTGCTCACGTCGGAAATTTACGCGGTCGCGGCGTTCGCGGGCGCGGGCGTAGCCGCCGCCAGTCTCGCGGCCGGCGCGCCGCAGGGACCGGCTTTGAGCGCCGGGGATCGCGCTTTGCTTTTTCTTGAGAATGACGGCGATTTACCGCGGCTGGAAGCTGCCCCGCGCGGGCGGGTTTTGAGCGCTTGCCGCACCTAA
- a CDS encoding DUF3280 domain-containing protein, whose protein sequence is MQRRFFSCRLRLLAAYGAALLWWGVGPTPVGASADPSPIKIAVFDFELDDFSAGAGLAGDNSADLAQLDRATSEARRLIAQSGRYTLVDVSSAEDDAAKQRSLRQCNGCEAAIALKLGADQSFVGVVTRISRTEYVVRFEIRDARTGAIALARQSDLRIGADYSWNRGAEWLINNAMLNNH, encoded by the coding sequence ATGCAACGCCGTTTTTTCTCGTGCCGCCTCCGGCTGCTTGCCGCTTACGGCGCCGCCTTGTTGTGGTGGGGCGTTGGTCCCACGCCAGTCGGCGCAAGCGCCGATCCGTCCCCGATTAAAATCGCGGTGTTCGATTTCGAACTCGACGATTTCAGCGCCGGCGCCGGGCTTGCGGGCGATAACTCAGCTGACCTTGCGCAATTGGATCGAGCCACGAGCGAAGCGCGCCGGCTCATCGCGCAATCCGGGCGCTATACTCTTGTCGACGTCTCGAGCGCCGAGGACGATGCCGCGAAACAGCGCTCGCTGCGCCAATGCAACGGCTGCGAAGCCGCCATCGCGCTAAAGCTCGGCGCCGATCAATCCTTTGTCGGTGTGGTGACGCGGATCAGCCGGACGGAATACGTGGTGCGATTCGAGATCCGGGACGCTCGTACCGGAGCCATCGCCCTCGCGCGGCAAAGCGACCTTCGCATCGGCGCCGATTATTCCTGGAATCGAGGCGCGGAGTGGCTCATCAACAATGCCATGCTCAACAATCATTGA
- a CDS encoding AraC family transcriptional regulator, translating into MLRRRPRAESERHNLNFSSHANFTRAFRRIVGQTPSQFRRSGLA; encoded by the coding sequence ATGCTGCGTCGACGGCCTCGTGCAGAAAGCGAACGTCATAACCTGAACTTTTCTTCCCACGCTAATTTCACCAGGGCCTTCCGCCGCATCGTCGGCCAGACTCCCTCTCAGTTTCGTCGAAGCGGCCTCGCCTGA
- a CDS encoding acyl-CoA dehydrogenase family protein, translating into MFPILGMAQAALELFVEKAPRRGIPYTFYGRQDEAAVTHLQLGEASSKIDAAESMLRRSVRELDASASSGTRLTLEKRARIWRDAGFASRLLWEAVDLLAGASGASFANSSSPMNRLWRDVRVASLHGGLSTSTTMELFGRILSGMKPNTGLLG; encoded by the coding sequence GTGTTCCCCATTCTCGGCATGGCGCAAGCCGCGCTTGAACTGTTTGTCGAGAAGGCGCCGCGTCGCGGCATCCCGTATACATTTTACGGGCGGCAGGACGAAGCTGCAGTTACTCATCTTCAGCTGGGAGAGGCATCTTCCAAGATCGACGCGGCAGAATCGATGCTCCGGCGATCGGTCCGCGAACTCGACGCGAGCGCCAGCAGCGGCACGCGTTTGACGCTCGAAAAGCGCGCGAGGATCTGGCGCGATGCGGGCTTCGCCAGTCGTTTGCTCTGGGAAGCCGTGGATCTGTTGGCCGGCGCATCCGGAGCTTCCTTCGCTAACTCAAGCAGCCCGATGAATCGTTTGTGGCGCGACGTGCGCGTGGCCAGCCTGCATGGCGGTCTGTCAACAAGCACAACCATGGAACTCTTCGGTCGGATCCTGAGCGGAATGAAGCCGAATACAGGGTTGCTGGGGTAA
- a CDS encoding response regulator transcription factor, whose product MTDGATIMLVDDHAIVREGYRSLLQKQPRLKVVAEASDGAEAYRLFKETRPDLVIMDLTMPGFGGVEAIRRIRQWESTARILVFTMHQNAAYAVQAIRAGAKGYVTKSSPPEALVRAAFDVLQGRIALSADIDHELALSRVADTPTATDVLTPREFEILRMLLAERTTEDIADILHLSPKTVANTRYLIKSKLGVASDIELVLVALRQGILGKDPDMDASHPLA is encoded by the coding sequence ATGACGGACGGCGCCACCATTATGCTCGTCGACGATCATGCGATTGTGCGTGAAGGATATCGCTCGCTGTTGCAGAAACAGCCGCGACTGAAGGTTGTCGCCGAGGCGAGCGATGGCGCCGAGGCCTACCGTCTGTTCAAGGAGACGAGGCCGGACCTCGTCATCATGGATCTCACCATGCCAGGTTTTGGCGGCGTTGAAGCCATAAGGCGCATTCGCCAATGGGAGTCCACCGCTCGCATTCTCGTCTTCACCATGCATCAGAACGCTGCTTACGCCGTGCAGGCGATCCGGGCCGGGGCGAAGGGCTATGTCACGAAAAGCAGCCCGCCGGAAGCGCTCGTGCGCGCGGCGTTCGACGTGCTGCAAGGAAGGATCGCGCTCAGCGCCGACATTGATCATGAGCTTGCGTTGAGTCGCGTCGCCGACACTCCGACGGCGACGGACGTGCTCACGCCGCGCGAATTCGAGATTTTGCGCATGCTGCTTGCGGAGAGAACGACAGAGGACATCGCCGACATTCTTCACCTCAGCCCGAAGACGGTCGCGAATACGCGCTACCTTATCAAAAGTAAGCTCGGCGTCGCTTCCGACATTGAGCTCGTGCTTGTCGCGCTCCGGCAAGGAATTTTGGGCAAGGACCCTGACATGGATGCGAGCCATCCCCTGGCGTGA